In one window of Oscillospiraceae bacterium DNA:
- the rlmD gene encoding 23S rRNA (uracil(1939)-C(5))-methyltransferase RlmD has translation MELNFTCTSYKKCGGCQLDVPYKQQLSYKQKTIIKMLGRYCRVSHIIGMENPNNYRCKVSAAFGYTRGQVICGVWQSSSGKIVQVGQCNLEDERAASIIKTIKRLLPVFNLRTYDEVSQKGFLRFVTVRVGKATGEILVALGTGNGKFPAKKDFVNALVRECPYITTVTQNVSTDKLNLMLGKKENVLYGRGFVTDNLCGRSFCISARSFFQINPIQTEKLYSIAVDFAGLDGTQTVIDAYCGVGTIGIIAASKAKKVTAVELNSDAAKNALENVKLNGIENMDVLTGDAGEFMKKMAKNGEKADVVFTDPPRAGCTKQFLKSLIELAPQKIVYVSCNPETLSRDLYFLTNNGYSAEKIQPVDMFPNTKHVECVVQLSRKEH, from the coding sequence ATGGAATTAAATTTCACTTGCACTTCATATAAAAAATGTGGCGGGTGCCAGCTTGACGTACCATATAAGCAACAGCTTTCATATAAACAGAAAACTATAATTAAAATGCTTGGACGTTATTGCCGCGTTTCTCATATTATCGGTATGGAAAACCCAAACAATTACCGTTGTAAGGTATCAGCTGCTTTCGGATATACACGTGGTCAGGTGATATGCGGTGTGTGGCAATCCTCTTCGGGAAAAATTGTGCAGGTAGGACAATGTAATCTTGAAGATGAAAGAGCCGCAAGTATCATAAAAACCATAAAGCGGCTTTTGCCGGTTTTTAATCTCCGAACATATGATGAGGTTTCGCAAAAAGGCTTTTTGAGATTTGTGACTGTCCGTGTTGGTAAGGCTACGGGAGAGATTCTTGTTGCTCTCGGAACAGGCAACGGTAAATTTCCTGCAAAAAAAGATTTTGTAAACGCGCTTGTCAGGGAGTGCCCGTACATTACTACTGTTACGCAAAATGTCAGTACCGATAAACTTAATCTAATGCTTGGAAAAAAGGAAAATGTTCTTTACGGACGTGGTTTTGTCACTGATAATCTTTGTGGACGTTCATTCTGCATTTCCGCCCGTTCGTTTTTTCAGATAAATCCCATTCAGACCGAAAAGCTTTATTCGATAGCTGTGGATTTTGCCGGGCTTGACGGAACGCAGACTGTCATTGATGCCTATTGCGGAGTCGGCACTATCGGCATAATCGCTGCTTCAAAGGCTAAAAAGGTTACAGCCGTGGAGCTTAACAGTGATGCGGCAAAGAATGCCTTGGAGAATGTAAAACTTAACGGTATCGAAAATATGGATGTTCTTACGGGCGATGCGGGTGAGTTCATGAAAAAAATGGCGAAAAACGGTGAAAAAGCTGATGTTGTATTCACCGATCCGCCCCGTGCCGGTTGTACAAAGCAGTTTTTAAAATCCTTAATTGAGCTTGCACCGCAAAAAATAGTATATGTTTCCTGCAACCCGGAAACTCTTTCACGCGACCTGTATTTCCTGACCAATAACGGGTATAGTGCAGAAAAAATCCAGCCGGTTGATATGTTTCCTAACACAAAACATGTGGAGTGTGTTGTACAGCTTTCTCGAAAGGAGCACTAA